From a single Pseudorasbora parva isolate DD20220531a chromosome 17, ASM2467924v1, whole genome shotgun sequence genomic region:
- the six1a gene encoding homeobox protein six1a has translation MSILPSFGFTQEQVACVCEVLQQGGNLERLGRFLWSLPACDHLHKNESVLKAKAVVAFHRGNFRELYKILESHQFSAHNHPKLQQLWLKAHYVEAEKLRGRPLGAVGKYRVRRKFPLPRTIWDGEETSYCFKEKSRGVLREWYTHNPYPSPREKRELAEATGLTTTQVSNWFKNRRQRDRAAEAKERENTENNGVGGKQSQRSPLDGVKSLMSSSEDEFSPPQSPEHNPVLLLHGNMNNPVAPAYPMPGLGAQLSVHSMQGHPHQIQDSLLGSLTSSLVDLGS, from the exons ATGTCAATCTTGCCCTCTTTCGGCTTTACGCAGGAGCAGGTCGCGTGCGTCTGCGAGGTGCTGCAGCAGGGTGGGAACCTGGAGAGGCTTGGACGTTTCCTTTGGTCCCTGCCAGCCTGCGACCACCTCCACAAGAACGAATCCGTGCTGAAAGCGAAGGCCGTGGTGGCCTTCCACCGAGGAAATTTCCGTGAGCTCTACAAGATCCTGGAAAGCCACCAGTTCTCCGCGCACAATCACCCGAAGCTGCAGCAGCTGTGGCTGAAGGCTCACTACGTGGAGGCGGAAAAATTGCGGGGCCGCCCGCTGGGCGCTGTGGGCAAATACCGAGTGCGCAGGAAATTCCCTTTACCCCGTACGATCTGGGACGGTGAGGAGACCAGTTACTGCTTTAAGGAGAAGTCTCGGGGCGTGCTTCGTGAATGGTACACGCATAATCCCTATCCATCTCCACGGGAGAAGCGAGAGCTGGCGGAGGCAACAGGACTGACCACCACACAGGTCAGCAACTGGTTTAAAAACAGGAGGCAAAGAGACCGGGCAGCCGAGGCAAAAGAGAG AGAAAACACCGAGAACAACGGCGTTGGAGGTAAGCAGAGCCAGCGGTCTCCGCTCGACGGAGTGAAGTCGCTCATGTCCAGTTCGGAGGATGAATTCTCTCCGCCGCAGAGCCCCGAGCACAACCCCGTGCTCCTCCTGCATGGGAACATGAACAATCCCGTGGCTCCCGCATACCCAATGCCCGGGCTCGGTGCGCAGCTTTCGGTGCATAGCATGCAAGGACATCCGCATCAGATCCAGGATTCACTTTTGGGATCTCTAACATCCAGCCTTGTGGATTTAGGATCTTAG